From the Actinopolymorpha singaporensis genome, the window TGTCGGCGTACGGCAGGTTCGTGCCGTGCGGCATCACCGACGCGGGTACGACCTCGCTGTCGGTCGAACTCGGCCGCCCGGTCGGGGTAGCCGACGTGCTCGACGCCGTCGAACGCCGGCTCACCGAGGCGCTGGCACCGGTCGCCGACCAGGTGGCCTGAGCCGTACGGGCACGCCCGGGACGGCCGAGGGGCCGCCCAGCGCCACCACCGGCCGACTGCTCCCGGCTACTCCGGGCGCCCGTCGAGGACCGGCTCCGCCGACGGGAACGTCAGGTCGACGTTCCGGAACGGCACCATCGCCAGCACCAGCGCGTGGGCGTAGAACGCCACCCGGTCGATGACACCGCCGGTGAGCGGGCCGACCGTTCCGGTCGTGGACTTGGTGTCGGTGCCACCCATCACCTCGTCCGTGGCGGTGCCGAGCTCGACGCCGGCGCGAATCCGGTCGGCGATCTCCGCAGGCAGGGTGAAGGTCGCGGTCCGGCTCTCGCCGCGGACGACCGGGCCGTCCGGCTCACGGCGGCCGAGGACGACGATCCAGGCCATGCAGTCCAGGGCACCGTCGCGTTCGACCACGCCGCCCTCGACGCCGACCCACAGGTTGGCGTTCGGGCGTTCCTGCCGGGCGGCCTCGGCGCGGTTACGGGCGCCGCGCAGGGTCTCCTCGTCGCCGACCGGCTGGTGAGCGACTCCCGAGGCGACGTCGACCGTGACGGAATCGACCTCGTCCTCACCCAGGGCGACCTTGACTGCTTCGAGCGTGGCGCGGCGCTTGACCGGATTGCCCGACGCGATGACTACACACATAGACACGAGGCACAACCTAACCCCGGGTAGCAAACCCGGGGCACGGGAGGGCGGCGTACGCACGCACTTCCGGACGACTCGCCACCGCACCGTACGCTGAGGGGGTGACTGCGCTGGCCCCCGACGGACGCAAGCTGCTGCGCCTCGAAGCGCGCAACAGCCAGACGCCGATCGAGAAGAAGCCCGAATGGATCAAGACCCGGGCCCGGATGGGCCCGGAGTTCACCGAGCTCCGCTCACTGGTCAAACGTGAGGGGCTGCACACGGTGTGTCAGGAGGCGGGCTGTCCCAACATCTACGAGTGCTGGGAGGACCGCGAGGCGACGTTCCTCATCGGCGGCGACCAGTGCACCCGGCGGTGCGACTTCTGCCAGATCGACACCGGCAAGCCGGCCGCCCTGGACCGTGACGAGCCGCGCCGGGTGGCCGAGAGCGTCCGCCAGATGGGCCTGCGCTACGCCACGATCACCGGCGTCGCCCGGGACGACCTGCCCGACGGCGGGGCGTGGCTGTACGCCGAGACGGTGCGGGTCATCCACGAGCTCAACCCCGGCACCGGGGTGGAAAACCTCATCCCGGACTTCAACGGCAAGCCCGACCTGCTGCGGGAGGTGTTCGACTCCCGGCCGGAGGTGCTGGCCCACAACGTCGAGACCGTGCCCCGGATCTTCAAGCGGATCCGTCCCGGTTTCCGGTACGAACGGTCGCTGGAGGTCCTCCGGCAGGCCAGGGAGTACGGCCTGGTCACGAAGTCCAACCTCATCCTCGGCATGGGCGAGGAACGCCACGAGATCAGCGAGGCCATGCGCGACCTGGTGGACGCGGGCTGCGAGCTGCTGACGATCACGCAGTACCTCCGCCCCTCCGTACGCCACCACCCGGTCGAGCGCTGGGTGAAGCCGGAGGAGTTCGTCGAGCTCTCCGAGGAGGCGCGTGGACTAGGCTTTGCGGGAGTGATGTCCGGACCGCTCGTCCGCTCCTCCTACCGCGCCGGCCGGCTCTACCGCCAGGCGCTGGAGTCCCGGGAGCAGCCGGCATCCTCCAGCTGAGCAACCACCCGTGCCGGGGCAGCCGACCCCGTACACCTTGAGGAAGGACCTACCAGCCGACCATGGCCAAGCGCGACGAGACTCCCGAGAACAAACAAGGCCGTGTCGCCCAGGTCCGCGCCGCCTACTCGATCACGAAGGAAGTGCAGCCGCGGATCGGGCTGATGCTCGCCGGCATCTTCCTCGCCGTGATCGTGGTGTTCGTCGCCGTCGGTTTCGTGCTGAAGAACCCCATCCTGTGGGGTGTCACGGGCATTCCGTTCGCCGTACTGCTCACGGTGATCTTCTTCGGCCGGCGCGTGGAGAAGGCCGCCTACTCCCGCCTGGAGGGCCAGCTCGGCGCCGGGGCCAACGCCCTGTCCACCCTGCGCAAGGGCTGGACGGTCGACCCGGCGGTCGCGGTGACGCGCAACCAGGACGTCGTACACCGCGTGGTGGGCCGGCCGGGCATCGTGCTGGTCGCCGAGGGTGCGCCCAACCGGGTCGGCAACCTGCTCGCCAACGAGAAGCGCAAGCACGCCCGGGTCGCGCCCGACACGCCGATCTACGACGTCGTGGTCGGCGATGGTGAGGGTCAGGTGCCCCTGCGCAGGTTGTCCGGCCATGTCATGAAGCTCCCCCGCAACCTCCGCCCGGCCGAGGTCACCGAGGTGCTCAACCGGCTGAAGGCGCTGTCGGCCAACCGGAGCCAACTGCCGATCCCCAAGGGCCCGCTCCCCCGCAACGCGAAGCTTCCCCCGGGCGCGTCCCGCCCCCGGTAGCCCGTCGCGTCCCCTGCCGCCGATTAGCCCCGTCCCAGGCTCAGCGCGCGCGTACCAACACGGTGCCCGCCAGCCGGTCGTGCAGGCCGCGGCCGTCCGCGTCCACGACCAGCGGCGGGATCACCAGAAGCACGAGCACCGCACGGACCAGCGAGCGGGCGAAACCCACCGGCCGGCCGTCCAGACGAGCAACCACCAGGTGCCGCATCCGCTGGCCGATGCTGGCGCCGACGAACGCCGTCATCAGCCAGATCTGCACCCCGAACACCATCAGCGGGACGAAATCGACGGCTGTCACGGGCGCCTGCCAGACGCTCGCGTCGCGGACCAGTGCGACCGCCACCAGGTTGGCCAGCAACCAGTCGAGGAGCAGGGCGGTGATCCGTGCGCCCCAGCCGGCCAG encodes:
- a CDS encoding RDD family protein, coding for MSEQERSRRGPVAATEQQYAGYRLGLPEDGRGALAGWGARITALLLDWLLANLVAVALVRDASVWQAPVTAVDFVPLMVFGVQIWLMTAFVGASIGQRMRHLVVARLDGRPVGFARSLVRAVLVLLVIPPLVVDADGRGLHDRLAGTVLVRAR
- a CDS encoding DUF84 family protein, which produces MCVVIASGNPVKRRATLEAVKVALGEDEVDSVTVDVASGVAHQPVGDEETLRGARNRAEAARQERPNANLWVGVEGGVVERDGALDCMAWIVVLGRREPDGPVVRGESRTATFTLPAEIADRIRAGVELGTATDEVMGGTDTKSTTGTVGPLTGGVIDRVAFYAHALVLAMVPFRNVDLTFPSAEPVLDGRPE
- the lipA gene encoding lipoyl synthase, yielding MTALAPDGRKLLRLEARNSQTPIEKKPEWIKTRARMGPEFTELRSLVKREGLHTVCQEAGCPNIYECWEDREATFLIGGDQCTRRCDFCQIDTGKPAALDRDEPRRVAESVRQMGLRYATITGVARDDLPDGGAWLYAETVRVIHELNPGTGVENLIPDFNGKPDLLREVFDSRPEVLAHNVETVPRIFKRIRPGFRYERSLEVLRQAREYGLVTKSNLILGMGEERHEISEAMRDLVDAGCELLTITQYLRPSVRHHPVERWVKPEEFVELSEEARGLGFAGVMSGPLVRSSYRAGRLYRQALESREQPASSS
- a CDS encoding DUF4191 domain-containing protein: MAKRDETPENKQGRVAQVRAAYSITKEVQPRIGLMLAGIFLAVIVVFVAVGFVLKNPILWGVTGIPFAVLLTVIFFGRRVEKAAYSRLEGQLGAGANALSTLRKGWTVDPAVAVTRNQDVVHRVVGRPGIVLVAEGAPNRVGNLLANEKRKHARVAPDTPIYDVVVGDGEGQVPLRRLSGHVMKLPRNLRPAEVTEVLNRLKALSANRSQLPIPKGPLPRNAKLPPGASRPR